The Salinibaculum sp. SYNS191 genome has a window encoding:
- a CDS encoding DegT/DnrJ/EryC1/StrS family aminotransferase, producing the protein MTTFEQQPSVAIADPWVGDEEKAAVERVLDSGQLAHGDEVAAFESEFADYCDCEHGLATANGTAALHAALEGLGIGPGDTVVTTPFTFIATANAVRLVGAEPVFADTDPETYNIDPEAVRARIRAADGDVDAILAVHLYGHPAPLSELAAIADEYDAALVEDCAQAHGARHEGRPVGSVGDVGCFSFYPTKNMTTGEGGMVVTDRDDVHERAGQFVDHGRDGHSGHVRVGHNLRLPDLAAAIGRVQLRRLPEFVEKRRENARRLTEAIEEADIEAPTERSGVRHAYHQYTVRSDRRDELADRLAEFGVDTAVYYPKAVHKEPAYDEFDPEAPVAERAAETVLSLPVHPRLSRRDVDAIVTALGSLTDGF; encoded by the coding sequence ATGACGACCTTCGAACAGCAGCCGTCGGTCGCGATAGCGGACCCCTGGGTCGGCGACGAGGAGAAGGCCGCCGTCGAGCGCGTCCTCGACTCCGGCCAGCTGGCCCACGGCGACGAGGTGGCCGCCTTCGAGTCGGAGTTCGCCGACTACTGCGACTGCGAGCACGGCCTCGCCACGGCCAACGGGACGGCGGCGCTGCACGCCGCCCTCGAAGGGCTCGGCATCGGCCCGGGCGATACCGTGGTCACGACGCCATTTACCTTCATCGCGACGGCCAACGCCGTCCGCCTGGTCGGTGCCGAGCCGGTGTTCGCCGACACCGACCCCGAGACGTACAACATCGACCCCGAAGCGGTCCGGGCGCGGATTCGCGCCGCCGACGGCGACGTGGATGCCATCCTGGCGGTCCACCTCTACGGACACCCGGCCCCGCTCTCGGAACTCGCCGCCATCGCCGACGAGTACGACGCCGCGCTCGTCGAGGACTGCGCTCAGGCACACGGCGCGCGCCACGAGGGACGCCCGGTCGGGTCCGTCGGGGACGTGGGGTGTTTCTCCTTCTATCCCACGAAGAACATGACGACCGGCGAGGGCGGGATGGTCGTCACCGACCGTGACGACGTCCACGAGCGTGCCGGCCAGTTCGTCGACCACGGCCGGGACGGCCACTCCGGGCACGTGCGCGTTGGACACAACCTCCGGCTGCCGGACCTCGCGGCCGCCATCGGCCGGGTGCAGTTGCGCCGCCTGCCGGAGTTCGTCGAGAAGCGCCGCGAGAACGCCCGGCGACTCACCGAGGCTATCGAGGAGGCGGACATCGAGGCGCCGACCGAGCGGTCGGGCGTCCGCCACGCCTACCACCAGTACACGGTCCGCTCGGACCGGCGCGACGAGCTGGCCGACCGCCTCGCCGAGTTCGGCGTCGACACGGCGGTCTACTACCCGAAAGCGGTCCACAAAGAACCAGCCTACGACGAGTTCGACCCCGAGGCACCGGTCGCCGAACGCGCGGCAGAGACGGTCCTGTCGCTGCCTGTCCATCCGCGGCTCTCGCGGCGTGACGTCGACGCCATCGTCACCGCGCTCGGCTCGCTGACGGACGGTTTCTGA
- a CDS encoding alkaline phosphatase family protein produces MKTETHPDTESAPSTDSLRTLLVGLDGVCRDVLDARGDGVVPTLREILDEGTAAPLESQIPPWTPSAWPSLYTGVNPGKHGVYSFLRFDGYDWDVVNATDVGEFALWELVDRAGMTSVVVNVPVTHPPREFDGALVPGYTAPEDPECHPPGLLDDLRAELGEYRLYDDATSDATGEAAVEGYRQLTEMRGAAFRYLVDRFEPAFGFLQFQQTDTVFHEHPEEDAIVDGVFRAVDREVGRTLAACDPDVVVLASDHGIGPYGGHEFRVNSFLRDHGAVETVAGEGGMPSWDSIARNRLRGDEETGGGSALFARLTRAAARAGVTSQRIATVVRRLGIEDLVVSIAPVDAIRAGTERVDFAASTAYLRDRVELGVRLNVAGREPDGVVSEAEYEANRDELIAALSAVETPDDTPVFSDVLRREELYHGPYVEDAPDIVVVPAAFDQYISASVRAEQFGPPSEPWNHKLDGIVAVAGDVDTEADLTGAHIFDVAPTVLATLGVPVSDRMDGDPLPVVTDHDTATYEAYESRAVEESRPDVEQRLAEMGYLER; encoded by the coding sequence ATGAAAACAGAGACACACCCCGATACGGAATCCGCGCCGTCGACGGACAGCCTCCGGACACTCCTCGTCGGCCTCGACGGCGTGTGCCGTGACGTGCTCGACGCCCGCGGGGACGGTGTGGTACCGACCCTCCGCGAGATACTGGACGAGGGGACTGCGGCCCCGCTGGAGTCCCAGATACCGCCCTGGACGCCGAGCGCCTGGCCCTCGCTGTACACCGGCGTCAATCCCGGAAAACACGGCGTCTACTCCTTCCTCCGGTTCGACGGCTACGACTGGGACGTCGTGAACGCGACGGACGTCGGCGAGTTCGCGCTCTGGGAACTCGTCGACCGGGCCGGAATGACGAGCGTCGTCGTCAACGTCCCCGTCACGCACCCGCCGCGCGAGTTCGACGGCGCGCTCGTCCCCGGCTACACCGCGCCGGAGGACCCCGAGTGCCACCCGCCGGGCCTGCTCGACGACCTGCGCGCCGAACTCGGCGAGTACCGGCTCTACGACGACGCCACGAGCGACGCGACCGGGGAGGCGGCCGTCGAGGGCTACCGGCAACTCACGGAGATGCGCGGCGCGGCCTTCCGGTACCTGGTCGACCGGTTCGAACCCGCCTTCGGCTTCCTGCAGTTCCAGCAGACCGACACCGTCTTCCACGAACACCCGGAGGAGGACGCCATCGTCGACGGCGTGTTCCGCGCGGTCGACCGCGAGGTTGGACGGACCCTGGCCGCCTGCGACCCCGACGTCGTCGTGCTCGCGAGCGACCACGGCATCGGGCCCTACGGCGGCCACGAGTTCCGGGTGAACTCGTTCCTGCGTGACCACGGGGCCGTCGAGACGGTGGCCGGCGAAGGCGGCATGCCGTCCTGGGACAGCATCGCGCGGAACCGGCTCCGCGGCGACGAGGAGACCGGCGGCGGGAGCGCCCTGTTCGCACGGCTGACACGGGCCGCCGCGCGGGCGGGCGTCACCAGCCAGCGCATCGCGACCGTCGTCCGTCGCCTCGGCATCGAGGACCTGGTGGTCAGCATCGCGCCCGTCGACGCCATCCGGGCGGGGACCGAGCGCGTGGACTTCGCCGCGTCCACGGCGTACCTCCGTGACCGGGTCGAACTCGGCGTCCGTCTCAACGTTGCAGGACGCGAACCCGACGGCGTCGTGTCCGAAGCGGAGTACGAGGCGAACCGGGACGAGCTAATCGCGGCCCTGTCGGCCGTGGAGACGCCCGACGACACGCCCGTCTTCAGCGACGTACTCCGGCGCGAAGAGCTCTACCACGGCCCCTACGTCGAGGATGCGCCCGATATCGTCGTCGTCCCCGCGGCGTTCGACCAGTACATCTCCGCGTCGGTCCGGGCCGAGCAGTTCGGTCCGCCGTCGGAACCCTGGAACCACAAACTGGACGGCATCGTCGCCGTCGCGGGCGACGTGGACACCGAAGCCGACCTCACCGGCGCGCACATCTTCGACGTCGCCCCCACGGTGCTGGCGACGCTCGGCGTGCCCGTCTCGGACCGGATGGACGGCGACCCGCTGCCGGTCGTGACGGACCACGACACCGCCACCTACGAGGCCTACGAGAGTCGCGCAGTCGAGGAATCGCGCCCGGACGTCGAGCAACGACTGGCGGAGATGGGGTACCTGGAACGATGA